From Candidatus Polarisedimenticolia bacterium, the proteins below share one genomic window:
- a CDS encoding sigma-70 family RNA polymerase sigma factor has product MLDVATLLERCRQGDELAWEALVRRFQGRAFAIACHYMRNAEEARDVAQEIFVRIYERLDTFHGDEAFLPWMLRLSRNACIDALRRRKARPPAADVVIEETVQVASTAPTPEEASVARSARDLLYRAMDRMSDSDREILMLKEIQGLKVEEIATLLDIPTGTVKSRCNRARLDLAARVRRLDPSYGA; this is encoded by the coding sequence TTGCTGGACGTCGCGACGCTCCTCGAACGGTGCCGGCAGGGCGACGAGCTCGCCTGGGAGGCGCTCGTGCGCCGCTTCCAGGGGCGGGCGTTCGCCATCGCCTGTCACTACATGCGCAATGCCGAGGAGGCGCGGGATGTGGCGCAGGAGATCTTCGTCCGCATCTACGAACGCCTGGACACCTTCCACGGGGACGAGGCGTTCCTCCCCTGGATGCTGCGCCTGTCCCGCAACGCCTGCATCGACGCCCTGAGGCGCCGGAAGGCGCGTCCCCCCGCGGCCGACGTGGTCATCGAGGAGACGGTGCAGGTTGCCTCGACCGCCCCCACGCCGGAGGAGGCTTCCGTGGCCCGCTCGGCGCGCGACCTGCTCTACCGCGCCATGGACCGGATGAGCGATTCCGACCGGGAGATCCTCATGCTGAAGGAGATCCAGGGCTTGAAAGTGGAGGAGATCGCGACCCTGCTGGACATTCCGACCGGGACGGTCAAGTCGCGCTGCAACCGGGCGCGGCTCGACCTTGCCGCGCGGGTGCGGCGGCTCGATCCCTCCTACGGAGCGTGA
- a CDS encoding peroxiredoxin: MALRIGDEAPNFTAQTTQGTIKFHEWIGNGWAILFSHPKDFTPVCTTELGYLAGLQPQFESRSCKIMGLSIDSVEDHGRWSKDIEETQGHPVKYPVIGDSDLNVAKLYDMIHPEASGEAKGRTAQDNATIRSVFIIGPDKKVKAMLTYPMSTGRNFDEVLRLLDSIQLTAKHKVATPVNWKQGQDVIIVPAVSDDEARQRFPGGWKSPKPYLRIVPQPK, from the coding sequence GTGGCACTACGAATCGGGGACGAAGCACCCAATTTCACGGCTCAGACAACCCAGGGCACCATCAAGTTCCACGAGTGGATCGGGAACGGATGGGCGATCCTGTTCTCGCATCCGAAAGACTTCACGCCGGTGTGCACGACCGAGCTCGGTTACCTGGCCGGCCTGCAGCCGCAGTTCGAGTCGCGCAGCTGCAAGATCATGGGACTGAGCATCGACTCGGTCGAAGACCATGGACGCTGGTCCAAGGACATCGAGGAGACCCAGGGACATCCCGTCAAGTATCCGGTGATCGGCGACTCCGATCTGAACGTCGCGAAGCTCTACGACATGATCCATCCGGAGGCCAGCGGAGAGGCCAAGGGGCGGACCGCCCAGGACAACGCGACCATCCGATCGGTGTTCATCATCGGCCCGGACAAGAAGGTCAAGGCGATGCTGACCTATCCGATGAGCACCGGCCGCAACTTCGACGAGGTGCTGCGACTGCTGGACTCGATCCAGCTCACCGCGAAGCACAAGGTGGCGACGCCGGTCAACTGGAAGCAGGGGCAGGACGTGATCATCGTTCCGGCGGTCAGCGACGACGAAGCCAGGCAGCGTTTCCCGGGCGGCTGGAAGTCGCCGAAGCCGTACCTCCGAATCGTCCCGCAGCCGAAGTGA